In a genomic window of Quercus lobata isolate SW786 chromosome 4, ValleyOak3.0 Primary Assembly, whole genome shotgun sequence:
- the LOC115983746 gene encoding protein hsr-9-like: protein MANGTDLEEFVLLSWVRTGHKREFAFAMKAQSEICGSLGRTRSRKTRNEAVATNRCKKLKKLDSKDAENDEVMDQKEKDLGDSMSEEEAKSDVVDLTSDDEPKGHVGESELVGEGGSKKDKSMPVFDEELKGGVVEMVQNPVKEEELVCESKPNVNEEMKTEPGVEKTNDDLVNDEKIEGGWSCHCSQRSMICLFTLISRKHLKYK from the exons atggCGAACGGTACGGATTTGGAGGAGTTCGTGTTGCTATCATGGGTTCGGACAGGTCACAAGCGCGAGTTCGCCTTCGCAATGAAGGCGCAATCAGAGATCTGCGGGTCCTTGGGTCGGACCCGTTCCAGGAAGACCCGGAATGAGGCTGTGGCAACCAATAGATGCAAGAAATTGAAGAAGCTGGATTCGAAGGACGCCGAGAACGACGAAGTTATGGATCAGAAGGAGAAGGATTTAGGCGATTCGATGAGCGAGGAGGAAGCGAAAAGCGATGTGGTGGACCTAACGAGCGACGACGAGCCGAAGGGGCACGTTGGAGAATCGGAATTGGTCGGAGAAGGGGGTTCCAAGAAGGACAAGTCAATGCCGGTTTTCGACGAGGAATTGAAGGGTGGAGTGGTTGAAATGGTTCAGAATCCTGTGAAGGAAGAGGAATTAGTGTGTGAAAGCAAGCCGAATGTGAATGAAGAGATGAAGACGGAGCCGGGAGTCGAGAAAACGAATGACGATTTGGTTAACGATGAGAAGATTGAGGGG GGTTGGAGTTGTCATTGTTCACAAAGGTCAATGATCTGCTTATTTACTTTGATTTCAAGGaaacatttaaaatataaatga